In Trichoderma breve strain T069 chromosome 4, whole genome shotgun sequence, the following proteins share a genomic window:
- a CDS encoding NUDIX domain-containing protein, with amino-acid sequence MSQVFKPGPPSLANDDSMLSRRFGKETINYYGGGLLNRFSFLRNDIKFIRAAATTPAARFVALRDLNPLIENARRLAFFGLNDVKPLIGADPFGKSDEEKKTAFDSTKPSPTLLFLGLLPDTPQGVDFETSKHGVVNGQPYFALDVTPAGSTAEVAEAFVKDAEAKGYSIQTNVRTMTLDPEEAAILAQARSLIDWNVRNRFCAGCGNLNLSVESGYKRVCPPTDYAGGSEATARADCPTRHGISNVCFPRTDPTMIVAVISSDGKRMLLGRQSRWPPKWHSTLAGFIEPGESIEDSVRREVWEEAGVRVGRVTIQSSQPWPYPSSLMIGAIAQALPDGEEISLLDKELESASWFTFEEVREALKKGTSALGDPAPEGYVGPLYVPPSQAIAHQLMQAVVDGYMDVASKI; translated from the exons ATGTCACAAGTCTTCAAGCCCGGCCCGCCCTCACTGGCCAACGACGACTCCATGCTGTCGCGCAGATTCGGCAAGGAGACGATCAACTACTATGGCGGCGGGCTGCTGAACCGCTTCTCATTCCTGCGCAACGACATCAAGTTCATCCGTGCGGCGGCCACAACACCCGCGGCACGATTTGTGGCACTGCGCGACCTGAACCCGCTGATTGAGAATGCGCGGCGACTGGCGTTTTTCGGACTCAACGATGTGAAGCCGCTGATTGGGGCGGATCCCTTTGGGAAGTcggacgaggagaagaagacggcgttTGACTCGACGAAGCCGAGCCCGACGCTGCTTTTCTTGGGGTTATTGCCGGATACGCCGCAGGGAGTGGATTTTGAGACGAGCAAGCATGGGGTTGTCAATGGGCAGCCGTACTTTGCGTTGGATGTGACGCCGGCGGGGAGCACTGCGGAGGTTGCCGAGGCGTTTGTGAAGGATGCTGAGGCGAAGGGGTATTCGATCCAGACGAATGTGCGAACCATGACGCTGGATCCTGAAGAAG CCGCCATCCTCGCCCAGGCCCGCTCTCTCATCGACTGGAATGTTCGCAACCGCTTCTGCGCCGGCTGCGGCAATCTCAACCTCTCCGTCGAGTCCGGCTACAAGCGAGTCTGCCCGCCCACAGATTACGCCGGCGGCTCCGAGGCCACGGCCCGCGCCGACTGTCCCACGCGCCACGGCATCTCCAACGTGTGCTTCCCGCGCACCGATCCGACCATGATCGTCGCTGTCATTTCTTCCGACGGCAAGCGCATGCTGCTCGGTCGCCAGAGCCGCTGGCCGCCCAAGTGGCACAGCACCTTGGCCGGCTTCATCGAGCCCGGCGAGTCTATCGAGGATTCCGTGCGTCGCGAGGTCTGGGAGGAGGCTGGTGTTCGGGTTGGAAGGGTCACGATTCAGTCTAGTCAGCCTTGGCCGTATCCGTCGAGTCTCATGATTGGCGCTATTGCGCAGGCGCTGCCGGACGGAGAGGAGATTAGcttgctggacaaggagcttgagagcGCTAGTTGGTTCACGTTTGAGGAGGTTCGTGAGGCGCTTAAGAAGGGGACCAGTGCGCTGGGAGATCCTGCGCCGGAGGGATATGTTGGGCCGTTGTACGTGCCGCCGTCGCAGGCTATTGCGCACCAGCTGATGCAGGCTGTTGTGGATGGATACATGGATGTGGCGTCGAAGATATAA
- a CDS encoding tim17/Tim22/Tim23/Pmp24 family domain-containing protein, translating to MSSLWNAFTGGNKPAHQPQQQQQTQTFPDAAPPTTNLYDPTQGAGVESFLQSSAFADPSQLHPLAGLNRDTLEYLTLEDSTLSDLPGGQSVLPSRGFTDDLCYGTGITYLTALSIGGAWGFQEGLRKSSGQPPKLRLNAVLNAMTRRGPFLGNNAGVVAITYNCINSLIGYLRGEHDAFNTIAAGALSGMVFKSTNGVRPMMISGGLVASAAGAWAIVRRSFFSVPEVHAHTEHATL from the exons ATGTCTTCTCTATGGAATGCGTTTACCGGAGGCAACAAGCCCGCCcaccagccgcagcagcagcagcaaaccCAGACCTTCCCCGATGCTGCCCCTCCTACCACCAACCTCTATGACCCGACCCAGGGCGCGGGCGTCGAGTCTTTTCTGCAGAGCTCGGCCTTTGCGGATCCTTCACAATTGCATCCCTTGGCTGGACTGAACAGAGACACTCTGGAATACCTCACACTCGAAGACTCAACGCTGTCCGACCTGCCGGGCGGCCAATCCGTCCTGCCGTCTCGAGGATTCACCGACGACCTCTGCTACGGCACCGGTATCACATACCTGACGGCGCTGTCCATAGGAGGCGCATGGGGATTCCAAGAGGGCCTGCGGAAATCATCCGGTCAACCCCCTAAGCTGCGGCTCAATGCCGTCCTCAATGCCATGACGAGGCGGGGCCCATTCTTGGGCAACAATGCGGGAGTTGTCGCCATCACATACAACTGCATCAACTCGCTGATTGGCTACCTGCGTGGTGAGCATGACGCCTTCAACAcaattgctgctggtgcacTCAGCGGCATGGTCTTCAAGAGCACCAATGGTGTTAGGCCAATGATGATTTCCGGCGGTCTGGTGGCCTCCGCAGCCGGCGCCTGGGCG ATTGTACGACGATCATTCTTCTCCGTCCCAGAGGTCCATGCCCATACCGAGCACGCCACCTTGTAA